TATTCACAGTGTTACGCACTGTGCTTTCTCAAATAGATTACTTAGTAAAAAGACTTTGAATTTACAAAATTTATTAGATCAAAATATCTATTTTAATATAGGCACAGACGGGCTTAGCTCAAATATCAGTCTAAATTTTTTAGACGAATTGAGGGCTAATTTATTAATTCATAGTGAATTTGATTTAAAAAATTTAGCTAAAATTTTGCTCCTTGCATCCACTTCATGGTGTGCAAAGTCCCTAAATTTAGATCTTGGAGAGATTAAAGAGGGAAAACTGGCGGATATGGCATTGTATGATGGATTTGGTAACACAGAGCAAGATGAGCTTGCTTTGATGTTTTTGTTACACGCAAAAGAGTGCAAAAAGCTATATATCCAAGGCAAATCTTTAAATTTAGACTAACAAGGAAAGAAATTGAATTTTTTAAAACTACTTTTTTCGCCTATAGTTGCGATATTTAAATTTATAAATGAATACTTTAAAACCATGATTTTTCTCTTAATCTTGTTTTTTATATTCATCTACCCGGATTCAAAATCAATAAACAACCCAAATTTAGTTCAAATAGATATAAGCGGTATGATTTTAGATAGCCAAAAGACGCTAAAAGAGATACATGAAGCAACCAAGCATGATCATATCAAAGGAGTTTTGCTATTCATAGATAGTCCCGGAGGCGCTCTTGCACCAAGCACAGAGATAGCTATGGCAGTAAAAAAATTAAGAGCCAAAAAACCCGTGATAGCTTATGCCGGCGGGGCAATGACTAGTGGAAGCTACTACTCCGGAGTAAATTCAAATAAAATTTTGGCAAATCCGGGCTCGTTCATAGGCTCAATAGGGGTCATAATTCAAGCTCCGAATATAAGCGAACTAGCCAATAAAATCGGAATATCTCAGCAAGTTGTAAAGGCAGGAGAGTTTAAAGAGGTAGGAACATTTGCCAGAAAGTGGAGCAGTATTGAGCGAAATGAGCTTGAAAAACTGGTCAAAAAATCTTACGATATGTTTGTAAAAGATGTTGCCACAGCAAGAAATTTAGATGTCAATAAAAGCCTAGAATGGGCAAACGCTAGAGTATTTTTAGCCTCGGATGCTAAAAGAGTCGGGCTTATAGACGATGTAAGCGATTATTACTCGGCAAGAAAAGAGATAGAAAATCTAAGCGGTGTGGCTATGCCAGTGTGGAAAGAGAAGCACGCCTACGAAAGAGCTCTGGACGGAATTTTAAAAGATGGTGTAAATAGCGTGATAAACTCTGTTTTTATAAACTGGATCAGGTAAGTTTATCTTATTATCTTATACCAGCCATAGTTATCACTGCCAAAATTTGATCCAAATAGCCTTTTTAGACTTAAATTTGCTCTTAAATTTTGTAAATTTTTAAATTCGCTTGATTGATAGATTAACACCCATCTTACTCTTTCATCAAGCGAGTTTAAAAACCTCTCCCCGCCTTCAAACATCACAAGAGGAGCTTTAAAAGCCTTTTCAAGACTATTTGACATCTCAACGCTTCTGCCATTCACATCAAAAAGCGGAATTGTTTTATCAAAATTTTGCACCTTAGAGTATATAAGAATATCCGGATTTTTACCATTTTTTATAAGTCTAGTATCAAGAGTCGGACGGTCTGTTCGCACCGTATTGCCGCCTATTACAAGCAGATCTGATACGCTTCTTAGTCTATGCATATGAGTGCGGCTTTGTTCGTTTGATATCACTCCACCGGTGGCTACTCCGTTTGCACAAAGGGCGATTTTAAAAAAGCTGAAATTTCCATTTTGCCAAGATAAAAAAGGCTCTATAAGCTCATCAGCTCTATCTTTTAAAACATCAAATTTAAGCTTAATATCGCCATCTCTTAAAATTTCAGCCCCACCGCTTGCCTTTTTATTTTCGTCTCGTCTAGCTATTATTACTTCTGCAAAGCCTAAAATTTTAAGCAAATTAGCACAAGGTGGAGTTTTACCATAGTGAGAACATGGCTCAAGCGTTACATAGGCCTTTGAACCTTTTAAAAGTCCGTTATGATTAGCCAAAATAAACTCATAAAGCTCATTTGAGCCATTTGGAAATTTAAAACTGGGATTAATTTTTAAAAGAGCCGATTTTACCGTATTGAGTTCAGCATGAGCCTCTCCGGCTCTTTCATGAGCTTCGCATGCAAGAAGAGCGCCATTTTTATCTAAGATTACACAGCCAACAGCAGGATTTGGATATGTTAAAATCTGAAATTCCCAAGCCTTTTGTAAAGCCAAATTCATATAAAATTCATCATTTATCATCTAAAAACCAAAAATAAATAGATTAGCTATAAAAAGGATATAGGAAAGCCCTATATCCAAAATATCTAAATAAACCTCTAGAAGCGCTGTCCGATTGTAAATTCAAACGAACTAGTTTCATCTCCTGGCTTATCATTAAGCGGTTTAGCAAAAATTAGTTGCAATGGACCTATAGGAGTGATCCATTCTATGCCTGCGCCTGTTGAATATCTGGTATTTTCATTAATGCTACTTTGACCGATCTTTCCGTAGTCAAAAAATAACACGCCGCGCATTTTTACACGATCTATGATAGGGAAGCTTAGCTCAAATGAGTTGTTAAAAGATATAGTTCCTCCTGTTTCGTCTCCATATTTATTTTTAGGAGAGACGGTTCTTGAATCATATCCTCTTAAATTTCTAATGCCACCTAAATATAACTTCTCGTTAATAGGCACATATCCCCTATCCCAAATTTTGGCAAAATTTGCCTTATATCTTAAGATTAAATCATAATCAATCCACTCTCTAAGTCCAAGATACCAGTTAAATCCTGTTCTACTCTTTATAAATTTCTCATCTCCACCCACGCCCGCATATTCAAGGCTAGTTGTGGCTATTATACCTGTTCTTGGTAGATAATAATCATCCGTATTATTATATGTAATAGACGGGATAAGTGCACTTTTTAGACTTTTACCTTCTTTGTATCCTGTTCTAATTAAAGTCTCACTTAGCTTTTTAATATCACTTTGCTCTATAACATACCCAATTGAAGCACTTAAATTTCTAGTTAGTTTTCGTCCCACAACAGCATTAAAACCGTATGATCTCTCATCATAGTTATCCCAATCATAATCATTGGCATATATAGTTCCTCCCAAGCTATACTCAGAGTCAAATATTCTAGGATTTGTAAGTCCAATCTGTCCTGAAAGTTCATTATCACTTCTATCTATGCTAAACACGCCTTTCATGCCACTACCAAATACGTTTGTGTCAGATATACTAGCGTTAAGCAACAGTCCATCAGAGCTTCCATATCCTATACCACCACTTATTGTTCCAGTTGACGCTTCTTTGACATTTACTAAAAGATCAACCTCATTAGTACCGACTCTTTCTTCTTTTATCTCTACATCTTCAAAATATCCGGTCCTTTTAAGTGCGGTTTTACTATCCTCAAGATCTGTTCTGCTGTATAAATTTCCCTCTGTTAAATAAAGCTCTCTTCTAACAACTCTATCTACGGTTCTGTCATTGCCTGAAATTTGAACGTTTCTTATATATGCTTTATCTCCAGGAATAATTTCATAAACTATACTAACGTTTCTATCTTGGCTATTTTTATCTGTTCTTGGCAAAACTTTCACAAAGGCATATCCTCTATCGGCAACCATATCATCAAGCTTTTGCATATCTCTTCTAAGCCTTGCCGAATTCATCCTATCACCGACCTCTAGCTTAAAGTCTTTTAAAATTTTTTCCTTATCAAGCTCCAAAAACTCAGGTGCATCTATATCAACGCTAGATACGGTATATGGCTCACCCTCATTGATATAATAAGTAAGTTCAGCAGTATAATTATCCATATATGCATTTAGATATGGCGTAGAAACCGTAGCGTCAAGATACCCTTTTTGAAAATATTTATCTTGAATTCGTCCCGGATCGTTTGGTAGTTCAAAAAGTTTTACTTTTCCGTCGTTTCTACCCCATAACCAACCCATAAATTCACGCTCTTTATTGGCCACAAGAGGCTCTATATCACCATAATCAAAAACTTTTGCACCTACTAAATTTACTTTTTCTATTATGATATTTTCACCACGATTTACATTCAAGGTTACAAATAAACTACTGTCATTGACGGCTACACTCTCTTTGGTTACATCCACAACGGTATCAAAATAGCCCTTTGACTCATAGTACTGTCTAATTCGCTCTTTTGCTCTACTGATAGCAAGTTCGTCATACATATTTCCTTGCTTAATTCCAATTAATTGATCTATTGCGGTCTTATCATTAGTAACAACACCTTTTATGTCAAGTCTAGAGATACTAGGCTTTTCTTTTACAACAACTAAAATATCACCATCGCTTTCTTCAATATAGACATCATCAAAATAATTTTGTCTAAACAAATTTGAAATTGCAGTATCGCTATTTTCACCAGTTAATTGATCTCCTGCTTTTAGTCCCATAATATCCTTTGCAACCTCAGGAGATAGACGTAAAAGACCTTTGAAATTTATAGATTTTATCTCTACAGCACTACCTAAACATGCCACAGCAAGTAGTAAAAAAACGCTTTTTTTCATTGATTTTAACCTAAAAATGTGTATTAGGCGGTATAATAACACATTTTAATTTTAAACAATATAAATTTACAAAGGCTTTTTATGAAAATAGGCATCATCGGATTAGGGCTAATCGGTGGCTCTTTAGGACTTAGCTTAAAAAATGAAAAATTAATCTCTTGCGTAAGCGGACTTGATTTAAATAAAGAGCATGAACAAAAAGCACTGGAGCTTGGCTTGGTACATGAAATTTTAACCCTTGACGAGATGAAAAAAAAGTGCGATATGATATTTCTAGCTATTCCTGTTGAAGCGATAATAAAAATAGTAAAAGACCTTGAAGACATAGATGAAAATACTACAATAATTGATCTTGGAAGCACAAAAGAGAAGATTATAGAGGCAGTTCCTGAAAAAATAAGACAAAATTTTATCCCAGCTCACCCTATGGCAGGTACGGAATACTCAGGCCCACAAGCAGCTTTTCCTGGTTTATTTAAAGATGCCGTTGTAATAATTTGTGACTTTAAAGAAAGTAGCGAAAAACATGTAAAACGCTGTGTAGAGCTATTTTCTCATATTGGCATGAAAATTGTGTTTATGAGCGCAAAAGAACACGATCATCGCACAAGTGTAATATCTCATCTACCTCACGTCATCAGTTTTTCACTTGCATCAAGCGTATTAAAAAAAGAAAATAAAAAAGACATTATCGCACTTGGTGGAACAAGCTTTAAGGATATGATAAGAATAGCAAAAAGCTCACCAGTAATGTGGAGCGATATTTTTAAACAAAACAAAGACAACTTAATAAATGCAATAGATATGTTCAAAAAAGAGCTAGAGGATTGTGAAAATTTGGTTAAAAACGAAAAATGGGACGAACTTAAAAACTGGATGAGTGAAGCAAGAAAGATACGTGAAATTTTATAAATTTACTCCAAATTTATAGCTTTTTAGTAAAATCTTCCAAAATATATAGGTTTAAGGATTATTTAATGAGAAAAAATAGATCAAATTTTATAGCTTATAGTGTACTTTTTGTTTTAATAGTTGCTGGAATTTTTATGCTGTTTAGCTCAAAATCATTCGAGAGAGAGAAACCACTAATATCCATAGAAGATAAAATTTATTGGAATTTAACATCGCCTCTGCTTGTA
This Campylobacter sp. RM16192 DNA region includes the following protein-coding sequences:
- the sppA gene encoding signal peptide peptidase SppA, giving the protein MNFLKLLFSPIVAIFKFINEYFKTMIFLLILFFIFIYPDSKSINNPNLVQIDISGMILDSQKTLKEIHEATKHDHIKGVLLFIDSPGGALAPSTEIAMAVKKLRAKKPVIAYAGGAMTSGSYYSGVNSNKILANPGSFIGSIGVIIQAPNISELANKIGISQQVVKAGEFKEVGTFARKWSSIERNELEKLVKKSYDMFVKDVATARNLDVNKSLEWANARVFLASDAKRVGLIDDVSDYYSARKEIENLSGVAMPVWKEKHAYERALDGILKDGVNSVINSVFINWIR
- the ribD gene encoding bifunctional diaminohydroxyphosphoribosylaminopyrimidine deaminase/5-amino-6-(5-phosphoribosylamino)uracil reductase RibD, producing the protein MINDEFYMNLALQKAWEFQILTYPNPAVGCVILDKNGALLACEAHERAGEAHAELNTVKSALLKINPSFKFPNGSNELYEFILANHNGLLKGSKAYVTLEPCSHYGKTPPCANLLKILGFAEVIIARRDENKKASGGAEILRDGDIKLKFDVLKDRADELIEPFLSWQNGNFSFFKIALCANGVATGGVISNEQSRTHMHRLRSVSDLLVIGGNTVRTDRPTLDTRLIKNGKNPDILIYSKVQNFDKTIPLFDVNGRSVEMSNSLEKAFKAPLVMFEGGERFLNSLDERVRWVLIYQSSEFKNLQNLRANLSLKRLFGSNFGSDNYGWYKIIR
- the bamA gene encoding outer membrane protein assembly factor BamA; this encodes MKKSVFLLLAVACLGSAVEIKSINFKGLLRLSPEVAKDIMGLKAGDQLTGENSDTAISNLFRQNYFDDVYIEESDGDILVVVKEKPSISRLDIKGVVTNDKTAIDQLIGIKQGNMYDELAISRAKERIRQYYESKGYFDTVVDVTKESVAVNDSSLFVTLNVNRGENIIIEKVNLVGAKVFDYGDIEPLVANKEREFMGWLWGRNDGKVKLFELPNDPGRIQDKYFQKGYLDATVSTPYLNAYMDNYTAELTYYINEGEPYTVSSVDIDAPEFLELDKEKILKDFKLEVGDRMNSARLRRDMQKLDDMVADRGYAFVKVLPRTDKNSQDRNVSIVYEIIPGDKAYIRNVQISGNDRTVDRVVRRELYLTEGNLYSRTDLEDSKTALKRTGYFEDVEIKEERVGTNEVDLLVNVKEASTGTISGGIGYGSSDGLLLNASISDTNVFGSGMKGVFSIDRSDNELSGQIGLTNPRIFDSEYSLGGTIYANDYDWDNYDERSYGFNAVVGRKLTRNLSASIGYVIEQSDIKKLSETLIRTGYKEGKSLKSALIPSITYNNTDDYYLPRTGIIATTSLEYAGVGGDEKFIKSRTGFNWYLGLREWIDYDLILRYKANFAKIWDRGYVPINEKLYLGGIRNLRGYDSRTVSPKNKYGDETGGTISFNNSFELSFPIIDRVKMRGVLFFDYGKIGQSSINENTRYSTGAGIEWITPIGPLQLIFAKPLNDKPGDETSSFEFTIGQRF
- a CDS encoding prephenate dehydrogenase, with amino-acid sequence MKIGIIGLGLIGGSLGLSLKNEKLISCVSGLDLNKEHEQKALELGLVHEILTLDEMKKKCDMIFLAIPVEAIIKIVKDLEDIDENTTIIDLGSTKEKIIEAVPEKIRQNFIPAHPMAGTEYSGPQAAFPGLFKDAVVIICDFKESSEKHVKRCVELFSHIGMKIVFMSAKEHDHRTSVISHLPHVISFSLASSVLKKENKKDIIALGGTSFKDMIRIAKSSPVMWSDIFKQNKDNLINAIDMFKKELEDCENLVKNEKWDELKNWMSEARKIREIL